A window of the Desulforapulum autotrophicum HRM2 genome harbors these coding sequences:
- the rpsK gene encoding 30S ribosomal protein S11 yields MAKKSKKTVTKKRVKKNISTGVVHIQSTFNNTIVTITDEIGNTISWSSSGIQGFKGSRKSTPFAAKLAAEDAGAKAMEHGMKNVSVYVKGPGAGRESALRALHAQGFNISFIKDVTPVAHNGCRPPKRRRV; encoded by the coding sequence ATGGCGAAAAAGTCAAAAAAAACTGTTACCAAGAAACGGGTAAAGAAGAATATATCCACTGGTGTGGTACACATCCAGAGCACATTTAACAACACCATTGTCACCATCACAGATGAGATCGGAAACACCATCTCCTGGTCAAGTTCTGGAATCCAGGGGTTCAAAGGTTCCAGAAAAAGCACTCCTTTTGCGGCAAAACTTGCTGCTGAAGATGCCGGTGCAAAGGCCATGGAGCACGGAATGAAAAATGTCAGTGTCTATGTAAAGGGACCCGGTGCAGGCAGGGAATCAGCTCTTAGAGCCCTCCATGCCCAGGGCTTTAACATCTCTTTTATTAAAGATGTTACCCCTGTTGCTCACAACGGATGCCGACCCCCAAAAAGAAGAAGGGTCTGA
- the rpsM gene encoding 30S ribosomal protein S13 encodes MARIAGVDLPRNKHVEIALTYIYGIGRTRSQQILEKVGINPTLKSDALTEEQVNDIRKVIDSDFKVEGELRTQISMNIKRLMDLGCYRGLRHRKSLPCRGQRTSTNARTRKGPKRAAVKKKK; translated from the coding sequence GTGGCACGAATTGCAGGCGTAGACTTACCAAGAAATAAACACGTGGAGATCGCTCTAACCTATATCTATGGGATCGGCAGAACACGATCCCAGCAGATACTGGAAAAGGTTGGGATCAATCCCACACTTAAATCCGATGCCCTGACAGAAGAGCAGGTCAATGATATCAGAAAGGTCATTGACAGCGATTTCAAGGTTGAGGGTGAACTAAGAACCCAGATTTCCATGAACATCAAGCGATTGATGGATTTGGGATGCTACCGTGGCCTTCGACATAGAAAATCTTTGCCGTGCCGTGGTCAGAGAACCAGCACCAATGCAAGGACCCGAAAAGGTCCTAAACGAGCTGCTGTCAAGAAGAAGAAGTAG
- the rpmJ gene encoding 50S ribosomal protein L36 has protein sequence MKVRASVKKICKDCKIIRRKGVIRVICITKRHNQRQG, from the coding sequence ATGAAAGTCAGAGCATCTGTTAAAAAAATTTGTAAAGATTGCAAGATCATTCGTAGGAAAGGTGTTATTCGGGTGATTTGTATAACTAAACGTCATAATCAGAGGCAGGGATAG